The following proteins come from a genomic window of Canis lupus dingo isolate Sandy chromosome 20, ASM325472v2, whole genome shotgun sequence:
- the LOC112666966 gene encoding basic proline-rich protein-like, which produces MYSMCLSLTPVTPAPIKDTHSWQPGARDIHLECCQTLLSATPAASGLASPTWAEGARLWAPPSHRSRGLDEREPQTPNYSLSPFLRTLSPRLRRGPGRSPLLTDCDPDSSRDPRLRPPPHGPRPPTPAGTLDSDPLLTDHDPRLRPGPSTPTPSSRTATPTPAGTLDSSPFLKDRDPDSGRDLDSSPFLKDRDPDSGRDPRLHPFLKDRDPDSGRDPRLRPPPHGPATPTPAGTLDSGPFLKDRDPDYGRDPRLRTPSSRTATPTPAGTLDSGPLLTDRDPDSSRDPRLQPLPQGPRPRLRPGPSTPAPSSRTATPTPAGTLDSSPLLTDRDPDSGRDPRLQPLPQGPRPRLRPGPSTPAPPQGPRPPTPAGTLDSSPLLTDRDPDSGRDPRLQPLPQGPRPRLRPGPSTPAPSSRTATPTPAGTLDSGPFLKDRDPRLQPGPSTPAPSSRTATPRLRPGPSTPTPLLTDRDPDSSRDPRLRPPPHGPRPRLRPGPSTPAPSSRTATPTPAGTLDSGPFLKDRDPRLQPGPSTPAPSSRTATPDSGRDPRLRPPPHGPRPPTPAGTLDSDPLLTDRDPDSSRDPRLRPPPHGPRPPTPARTLDSDPLLTDRDPRLRPGPSTPTPSSRTATPDSGRDPRLRPPPHGPRPPTPAGTLDSGPFLTDRDPRLQPGPSTPAPSSRTATPDSSRAPRLQPLPHGPRPPTRSTAKPEPFQGACPGPPRAALRPGHAPAPRARGRAAGPRPGRRLHAPLPELWPPRPPQPRRAAEPAA; this is translated from the exons CCCAGACCCCCAACTACAGCCTCAGCCCCTTCCTACGGACTCTGAGCCCCCGACTCCGGCGGGGACCGGGACGCAGCCCCCTCCTCACGGACTGCGACCCCGACTCCAGCCGGGACCCTCGACTCCGACCCCCTCCTCACGGACCGCGACCCCCGACTCCAGCCGGGACCCTCGACTCCGACCCCCTCCTCACGGACCACGACCCCCGACTCCGGCCAGGACCCTCGACTCCGACCCCCTCCTCACGGACCGCGACCCCGACTCCAGCCGGGACCCTCGACTCCAGCCCCTTCCTCAAGGACCGCGACCCCGACTCCGGCCGGGACCTCGACTCCAGCCCCTTCCTCAAGGACCGCGACCCCGACTCCGGCCGGGACCCTCGACTCCA CCCCTTCCTCAAGGACCGCGACCCCGACTCCGGCCGGGACCCTCGACTCCGGCCCCCTCCTCACGGACCCGCGACCCCGACTCCGGCCGGGACCCTCGACTCCGGCCCCTTCCTCAAGGACCGCGACCCCGACTACGGCCGGGACCCTCGACTCCGAACCCCCTCCTCACGGACCGCGACCCCGACTCCGGCCGGGACCCTCGACTCCGGCCCCCTCCTCACGGACCGCGACCCCGACTCCAGCCGGGACCCTCGACTCCAGCCCCTTCCTCAAGGACCGCGACCCCGACTCCGGCCGGGACCCTCGACTCCAGCCCCTTCCTCAAGGACCGCGACCCCGACTCCGGCCGGGACCCTCGACTCCAGCCCCCTCCTCACGGACCGCGACCCCGACTCCGGCCGGGACCCTCGACTCCAGCCCCTTCCTCAAGGACCGCGACCCCGACTCCGGCCGGGACCCTCGACTCCAGCCCCTCCTCAAGGACCGCGACCCCCGACTCCGGCCGGGACCCTCGACTCCAGCCCCCTCCTCACGGACCGCGACCCCGACTCCGGCCGGGACCCTCGACTCCAGCCCCTTCCTCAAGGACCGCGACCCCGACTCCGGCCGGGACCCTCGACTCCGGCCCCCTCCTCACGGACCGCGACCCCGACTCCGGCCGGGACCCTCGACTCCGGCCCCTTCCTCAAGGACCGCGACCCCCGACTCCAGCCGGGCCCCTCGACTCCAGCCCCTTCCTCACGGACCGCGACCCCCCGACTCCGGCCGGGACCCTCGACTCCGACCCCCCTCCTCACGGACCGCGACCCCGACTCCAGCCGGGACCCTCGACTCCGACCCCCTCCTCACGGACCGCGACCCCGACTCCGGCCGGGACCCTCGACTCCGGCCCCCTCCTCACGGACCGCGACCCCGACTCCGGCCGGGACCCTCGACTCCGGCCCCTTCCTCAAGGACCGCGACCCCCGACTCCAGCCGGGCCCCTCGACTCCAGCCCCTTCCTCACGGACCGCGACCCCCGACTCCGGCCGGGACCCTCGACTCCGACCCCCTCCTCACGGACCGCGACCCCCGACTCCGGCCGGGACCCTCGACTCCGACCCCCTCCTCACGGACCGCGACCCCGACTCCAGCCGGGACCCTCGACTCCGACCCCCTCCTCACGGACCGCGACCCCCGACTCCGGCCAGGACCCTCGACTCCGACCCCCTCCTCACGGACCGCGACCCCCGACTCCGGCCGGGACCCTCGACTCCGACCCCCTCCTCACGGACCGCGACCCCCGACTCCGGCCGGGACCCTCGACTCCGACCCCCTCCTCACGGACCGCGACCCCCGACTCCGGCCGGGACCCTCGACTCCGGCCCCTTCCTCACGGACCGCGACCCCCGACTCCAGCCGGGACCCTCGACTCCGGCCCCTTCCTCACGGACCGCGACCCCCGACTCCAGCCGGGCCCCTCGACTCCAGCCCCTTCCTCACGGACCGCGACCCCCAACTCGGTCCACAGCCAAACCGGAGCCGTTCCAGGGCGCCTGCCCCGGGCCGCCCAGGGCCGCCCTCCGCCCCGGCCACGCCCCTGCCCCCCGAGCCCGAGGCAGGGCCGCCGGACCCCGGCCCGGCCGGCGGCTGCACGCGCCCTTACCTGAGCTCTGGCCGCCGCGGCCGCCTCAGCCTCGCCGCGCAGCCGAACCCGCCGCCTAG